The following nucleotide sequence is from Deinococcus sp. Leaf326.
CTGACCCGCTCAGAATGTGCGTCCGGTGTGAAAATAGTCTTGAAACGTGAGAGCAGGAAAAAGCGCCTGAGACGGGAAGAGGCTGGGCGAGATGTGAAAAGCCCATACCTCTTCATGCTCCGAGTTCATGAGGGCGGGTTCATCTTTGGTCGCCTGAATCCTCTGGACCTGGGCATCATCCGGGGCCGAGCGGTCAATGTTGTTTCTCTCGGCGCGCCCATGAGGACTTCGTGTCAGCATGCGGCCATGACCGGCGACTACCTGCTCGACGAATACGAATTCGACCACCTGACCCTCGACCAGCACGGGGCCATCGCGGTCCTGACCGTCAACCGCCCCCAGGCCCTGAACGCCCTGAACGGCGCGCTGCTGGGCGAACTGGCCCAGGTGGCTGACCTCATCGCCGACCATGCCGACATCGGGGTTCTGATCATCACGGGGGGCGGCGACCGGGCCTTCGTGGCCGGGGCGGACATCTCGGAGCTGAGCAGTCTCGACGGCGTGTATGCGGGCCGCGAGCTCTCGCTCTCGGGCCAGGACGTGATGGGCCGCCTGAGTACGCTGCCTATTCCGGTCATCGCCGCCATCAACGGCTTCGCGCTCGGGGGCGGCCTGGAACTGGCGCTCGCGTGCGACGTGCGCGTGGCCTCGCCAGGAGCCAAGCTGGGCCTGCCTGAGGCCTCGCTGGGCCTGATTCCGGGGTTCGGGGGCACGCAGCGTCTGGCCCGCCTGATCGGCGCGGGCCGCGCACTTGATCTGATGCTCACGTCCCGCCAGGTTACGGCCGAGGAGGCGCTCGGCATGGGGCTGGTGAATTACGTGGCGGACGAGCCGCTGCGCCGTGCTCGCGAGGTCGCCGAACAGATGCTGAAAAACGCGCCCATTGCCCTGTCGCTCATCAAGGAAGCGGTACGCCGGGGGCTGGATACCTCGCTCGAAGCGGGTCTGGAGATCGAAGCTGACCTGTTCGGCCTGACGGTCGCCACCAGCGATTTCCGCGAGGGCACAGGCGCCTTCCTGGCCAAGCGCCGCGCCGAATTCAAGGGGGAATGATGGCGGGCGACCAGGAGAGCCGGGGCGTCCATCTGGAGGGCGGCGCCCAGGAGACGCAGCTCTCGCAGACGCAGGAGGCCGGTGCGGGTGCCAGCGGTGAGCGCCACCACGACCCTAAGCTAACCCTGAATGTCTCGGACGGCGCTGTGCGTGAGATGGAGGCGGCCGCGGTTCCGGCGGATGGCCGGGTGGTCGAGTTCACCACGCCGCGCGCCAAACTGATCGAGGAGGCCAGCCGGGCCATCCGCGCCGATCTGCGCGCCTATCCCAGGGCGCTGGCTGCCTACGAGGCCCTGCGCGCCGATCCCGAGGCGCTGGCGCACTGGGACATGGCGAACTACGTGACCATGCGCAAGCTCGGCTACAACGACCACGGCCGCGTGCACGCCTTCATCACGGGGGCGGCCAGCCTGGCGATCACCGAACTGCTGCTGGGCGCCGGGGTGCGCACCGACATTATGGAAAGCGGGGTGGGCGACGCCGAAGACGTGTTCCTGGCGATCATCCTGGGGACCATGCTGCACGACATCGGCAACCAGATTCACCGCGCCGGGCACGAGGCGCACGGGGTGGCGCTGGCCCTGCCGATTCTCGACCGCATCATGGGGCCGCTGTACGCCGATCCCTTCAAGCGGGTCAAGGTGCGGTCCTTCATTCTGGGGGCCATCAACAGCCACGACCTCAGCCCGGCCCCGCTGACCATCGAGGGCGGCATTGTGGCGGTCGCGGACGGCACCGACATCACCAAGGGGCGTGGGCGCAAGGCCTTCGCGCTGGGTAGCGTGGACATCCACTCGATCAGCGCGCTGGCGGTGGACCAGGTGGTTATCGAGCGCGGGCGCAGCAAGCCGGTCCTGATCAGCGTGACGATGAACAACTCCGGTGGCATCTTCCAGGTCGAGGAGGTACTGGCCCCCAAGGTGATCCGCACGCCCATGCGCAACTTCGTGGAACTGCGCGCCGCCATACGGCCGCAGGGCGAGGAGCAGATCCTCTCCCGCGTGCGGCTCGACGGAGACCATTTCGTGATGGACCTGGAGGGCGGCGAAAGCGTACGTGTTGAGGTCGAGGACACCCAGAAGAAGGTCACCGACGCCATCACCCAGAACCTCGGGGTCAGCGCCGAGAGCCGCTAGCGGACCATGGGGCGGGCCCGGGCTGTCTTGACGCCCGGCCCACCCCGTCCTACCCTGGCCTCTGACGCCCGCCTCCCTCCACCCGCACACCCTTCATCCTTGAGAAGCGTGTCGTCTTTTTCATGTTCGGTCAGGGATTTTCTCTAGACTGGGCAGAATGACGGGGGCGATGAGGTACGGACTGGGGGGAGCGGCTGCGCTGGTGCTGCTGGGCGGCGCGTTGGCGATGGGTGTGGCGACGCAGGACAGCGGCGCGCTGGCACCGGGGCTGACGGTGGGCGGTATCCCTGTGGGCGGTCTGACCACCGAGGCGGCCCTGAGCGCGCTGCGGGAGAAAGGCGCCGCGGCGCCGCAGGTGACGGTCACGGCGGCCGACAAGACCTGGACCCTCGCGGCCGACAAGCTCGGCTGGCAGGCCGACGCCGAGGCGAGCCTGCGCCCCGCGCAGCAGCTCTCGCAGGAGCGCGGCGTGGTCGAAAAGCTCCAGAACATGATCGGGCAGCAGGCCACACGCGACTTTCCGCTCGTCGTGAAGGTGGACCCGGAGGCCGCGCGCGCGACCCTCAAGGCGCTCACCGGCGGCCTGAACACCCAGCCCAAGCCCGCGACGGTGGGCTTCGACGCCAAGACCCGCCGTTACGCCGTCCTGACCAAGGACACGCCGGGCCGCAAGGCCGACATTGACGCGGCTGTGAGCGCCTACGCCGCCGACCCCGCGCAGACGGCCGTGAAGGTGCCAGTCGCCGAGTGGAAGGCCAACAACTCGGCCGAGAAGCTCCAGGGCTACGCCGACCTGGGCAACCGTCTCATGCGCCCGCTGAGCGCCACGCTGGAGGGCACTGACCGCAAGGGCACCCTCACGGCCCTCCAGGTGGCCGACCTGTTCTGGGTGCGGCCCGAAGGCATCGTCCTTGACGACAAGACCATCGGCGCGGCCTTCACGCTCCTGAGCACGGCGGTGGACCAGCCCGCGCAGAACGCCCGCTACGCCACCCAGGGCGGCAAGCTCGTGCGCGTGCCCGAGAAGGCGGGGCGCGTGGCCGACCGCGCGGCGGCGCTCGCGGCCCTGCGCAAGGCCATCACGGACCCGGCGAGCAGCAGCGTCGTCTTCGCCTCCAAGGTCAGCCAGCCCACCCTGACGGCCGCGGCGCTGCCCGACCCGACCAAACTCGAGCTCATCACGACCGGGTACAGCACGTACTACGGCAGCAGCCCCGAACGCCGCGCGAATGTCGCCAACGCGGCGGCCAAGATCAACGGCGCCGTGGTGCCGGCAAGCGGGATCTTCAGCTTCCTCCAGTCGCTGGGCAGCATCACGCCCGACAACGGCTTTGTCGGCGGCCTGATCATCTCGGGTGGACGCACGGTGGACGGTCTGGGCGGCGGCGTATGCCAGGTGAGCACCACGACCTTCCGCGCGCTGTACCAGGCGGGACTGCCGGTCGTCGAGCGCAGCCAGCACTCCTACCGCGTGGGCTACTACGAGCCGCAGGTGGGGTTCGAGGCGGCCGTGTACGACCCCGGCGTCGACCTCAAGATGAAGAACGACACCGGCGCGCCCCTGCTCATCCGCACCGTGAACAACGACGCGCGCAGCACCCTGGAAGTGCAGGTGTGGGGCATTAAACCCGAGCGCAGCGTGTCGGTGAGCAAGGCGACCATCCTCTCGCGTACGCCGCACCCGGCCCCGCAGTACGTCACCAACGCCCGGCTGCGCCCCGGCACCACCAAGCAGGTGGATTGGGCTGCCGACGGCTACAACCTGTTCATCACCCGCACGATCAAGGACGCTTCGGGAACCCGCACCGACAAGGTGAGTACGGTCTACAAGCCCTGGCGCGCGGTGTACGAGGTCGGCCCGAGCTGAGGCCATAGGGAAAGGAGGGGCCACTGGACAGCCTGCCGCGCCGCGCGCGCCGCCCCGCTACACTCGCCCCATATGCAGACGCTGGTGGACGAGATCAGGGCGCAGGGCATCATCCTGCCGGGGGGCTTTCTGAAAGTGGACGGGCTGGTCAACCACCAGCTTCTGCCGGCCCTGACGCGTGAGATGGGCCGGGAGTTCGCGCGTCACTTCGCGCCCCTGTCGCCCAGCAAGATCCTGACCATCGAGGTGAGCGGCATCGCGCCCGCGCTGGCGACCGCGATGGAACTCGGGATTCCGATGGTGTACGCCCGCAAGAAAAAGCCCCTGACCATGAAGGAGCCCGCCTACACGGCCCAGTCGGTGAGCCGCACCAAGGGCGGCACGGTGGACCTGTTCGTGAGCAGCGAGTTTCTGGGAGCGGGCGACCGGGTCATCATCATCGACGACTTCCTGGCCTCGGGCGGCACGGTCCGTTCTCTGACGGACATCATCGGCCAGAGCGGGGCGACGCTACTAGGCCTGGGCTGCGTGATCGAGAAGGAATTCGAGCACGGGCGTGACCGTCTCGCCGACCTCGAAATTCCGATCCATACCCTCGCCAACATCGTCCGCATGAGTGAGGCCGAGGGCATCGTGGTGGAGGTGGGCCGCTGACGGGAGCCGTCTCTAAAGGCGAGGTCAGGGCCGGCTGAAGAGGCCTTGGGCCGCGCCTCAAGAGCCGTGCGGGAGCGGGGGCCAGGCTGGGAATCCTAAGGAGCTTCTTGCCATGACCCGTCCTCCGAACCCCGCCGCCGACCTCATCCCCGACCAGCGTGCCCGCGTCAACGTGGCGAGCTATGAGACCTACGCCGCCGCGCAGCGCGCCGTAGACTTTCGTGGGCGAGGGCCTCCAGACCATCGAACAGGTCACGGGCCGCCTCGACTGGGGCCGCGCCGCCGGGCTGGGGCTGGGGCAGGGTATGGGCATGGGCCTGTTCATCGGCCTGATCTTCGCGGCGCTG
It contains:
- a CDS encoding enoyl-CoA hydratase/isomerase family protein gives rise to the protein MTGDYLLDEYEFDHLTLDQHGAIAVLTVNRPQALNALNGALLGELAQVADLIADHADIGVLIITGGGDRAFVAGADISELSSLDGVYAGRELSLSGQDVMGRLSTLPIPVIAAINGFALGGGLELALACDVRVASPGAKLGLPEASLGLIPGFGGTQRLARLIGAGRALDLMLTSRQVTAEEALGMGLVNYVADEPLRRAREVAEQMLKNAPIALSLIKEAVRRGLDTSLEAGLEIEADLFGLTVATSDFREGTGAFLAKRRAEFKGE
- a CDS encoding phosphohydrolase; protein product: MEAAAVPADGRVVEFTTPRAKLIEEASRAIRADLRAYPRALAAYEALRADPEALAHWDMANYVTMRKLGYNDHGRVHAFITGAASLAITELLLGAGVRTDIMESGVGDAEDVFLAIILGTMLHDIGNQIHRAGHEAHGVALALPILDRIMGPLYADPFKRVKVRSFILGAINSHDLSPAPLTIEGGIVAVADGTDITKGRGRKAFALGSVDIHSISALAVDQVVIERGRSKPVLISVTMNNSGGIFQVEEVLAPKVIRTPMRNFVELRAAIRPQGEEQILSRVRLDGDHFVMDLEGGESVRVEVEDTQKKVTDAITQNLGVSAESR
- a CDS encoding VanW family protein, which encodes MTGAMRYGLGGAAALVLLGGALAMGVATQDSGALAPGLTVGGIPVGGLTTEAALSALREKGAAAPQVTVTAADKTWTLAADKLGWQADAEASLRPAQQLSQERGVVEKLQNMIGQQATRDFPLVVKVDPEAARATLKALTGGLNTQPKPATVGFDAKTRRYAVLTKDTPGRKADIDAAVSAYAADPAQTAVKVPVAEWKANNSAEKLQGYADLGNRLMRPLSATLEGTDRKGTLTALQVADLFWVRPEGIVLDDKTIGAAFTLLSTAVDQPAQNARYATQGGKLVRVPEKAGRVADRAAALAALRKAITDPASSSVVFASKVSQPTLTAAALPDPTKLELITTGYSTYYGSSPERRANVANAAAKINGAVVPASGIFSFLQSLGSITPDNGFVGGLIISGGRTVDGLGGGVCQVSTTTFRALYQAGLPVVERSQHSYRVGYYEPQVGFEAAVYDPGVDLKMKNDTGAPLLIRTVNNDARSTLEVQVWGIKPERSVSVSKATILSRTPHPAPQYVTNARLRPGTTKQVDWAADGYNLFITRTIKDASGTRTDKVSTVYKPWRAVYEVGPS
- the xpt gene encoding xanthine phosphoribosyltransferase is translated as MQTLVDEIRAQGIILPGGFLKVDGLVNHQLLPALTREMGREFARHFAPLSPSKILTIEVSGIAPALATAMELGIPMVYARKKKPLTMKEPAYTAQSVSRTKGGTVDLFVSSEFLGAGDRVIIIDDFLASGGTVRSLTDIIGQSGATLLGLGCVIEKEFEHGRDRLADLEIPIHTLANIVRMSEAEGIVVEVGR